One genomic window of Polyangium aurulentum includes the following:
- a CDS encoding DUF2330 domain-containing protein, whose product MKLLRALALSFPLVALSTLHAPDAEACGACLIQQGESTQVTSHRMILSVSNVSTTLWDQIEYAGEPSSFAWVLPIKGQVQVGLSSDALFENLETLTSVQISSPTINCPPPNCPSAPNAGGPVGSSSGDGGVTVIAQEVVGPYETVQLSSQDPNALKSWLTKYGYAIPQDIAPIIDAYVKEGFDFLALKLVPGQGVDSMRPVRVTSPGASPNLPLRMVAGGTGATTPITLFIFGEGRYEPTNFASFLIQPKELVWDWDTQSSNYKELRQSRFEASDGKAWLVERSGQFSKWDLEYPLNSLVDFDPKNSGYGDPVGTDAKDNLTQDLSALFGTIPEQGLWVTRIYGELSRAALVSDLSLGAADSQEEVPRWLQAQQAVGTPPACPEPFPCSPDGNNPNSPEEPDWEPRESCAMGGSAGVPATLGLVVAASALAFVRRRRR is encoded by the coding sequence ATGAAGCTGTTGCGCGCGCTCGCCCTGTCTTTCCCGCTCGTCGCCCTCTCCACCTTGCACGCCCCCGACGCCGAGGCCTGCGGGGCCTGCTTGATCCAGCAGGGTGAGTCGACGCAGGTGACGAGCCACAGGATGATCCTGTCGGTCTCGAACGTGAGCACGACGCTCTGGGATCAGATCGAGTACGCGGGCGAGCCCTCGTCGTTCGCGTGGGTCTTGCCCATCAAGGGGCAGGTGCAGGTCGGTCTGTCCTCGGATGCGCTCTTCGAGAACCTCGAGACGCTCACCTCGGTGCAGATCTCGTCGCCGACGATCAACTGCCCGCCCCCCAACTGCCCCAGCGCGCCCAACGCTGGAGGCCCCGTCGGAAGCTCGTCGGGCGACGGCGGCGTCACCGTGATCGCGCAGGAGGTGGTCGGCCCCTACGAGACGGTGCAGCTCTCGTCGCAGGACCCGAACGCGCTGAAGAGCTGGCTCACGAAGTACGGCTACGCGATCCCGCAGGACATCGCGCCCATCATCGACGCGTACGTCAAGGAGGGCTTCGACTTCCTCGCCCTCAAGCTCGTGCCCGGCCAGGGCGTCGATTCGATGCGCCCCGTGCGCGTGACGAGCCCCGGCGCGAGCCCCAACCTGCCCCTGCGCATGGTGGCCGGAGGGACCGGCGCGACCACGCCGATCACGCTCTTCATCTTCGGCGAGGGCCGCTACGAGCCGACGAACTTCGCGTCGTTCCTCATCCAGCCCAAAGAGCTGGTCTGGGACTGGGACACGCAGTCGAGCAACTACAAGGAGCTTCGCCAGTCGCGCTTCGAGGCGTCGGACGGCAAGGCGTGGCTCGTCGAGCGCAGCGGGCAATTCTCGAAGTGGGACCTCGAGTACCCGCTGAACTCCCTCGTCGACTTCGATCCCAAAAACAGCGGCTACGGCGATCCGGTCGGCACCGACGCGAAAGACAACCTCACCCAGGACCTCTCGGCGCTCTTCGGGACCATCCCGGAGCAGGGGCTCTGGGTGACGCGCATCTACGGCGAGCTGTCACGCGCGGCGCTCGTCTCCGACCTGTCGCTCGGCGCCGCGGACAGCCAGGAGGAGGTCCCCCGCTGGCTGCAAGCCCAGCAAGCCGTGGGCACCCCGCCCGCGTGTCCCGAGCCCTTCCCGTGCTCGCCCGACGGCAACAATCCAAACTCCCCGGAAGAGCCGGACTGGGAGCCCCGTGAGAGCTGCGCAATGGGCGGCAGCGCAGGCGTGCCCGCCACCCTCGGCCTGGTCGTCGCCGCGAGCGCGCTCGCCTTCGTGCGCCGCCGCCGCCGCTGA
- the panB gene encoding 3-methyl-2-oxobutanoate hydroxymethyltransferase: MYGPKGHGSGGGRPSGPPKKVTAPDVRARKEGPPLAMVTAYDFTMARLLDEGGADILLVGDSLGMVVQGHPTTLPVTIEEICYHSRTVARGARRAHVVADMPFMSFQLSAVQALENAGRLIKEGACESVKLEGGEEITEHVRRIVAAGIPVMGHIGLTPQSVHAIGGFKVQGKKEEDAARLLRDAVALERAGCFAIVLEAIPPDLAEDITAAVSVPTIGIGAGAGCDGQVLVCYDLLGMYPDLKPRFAKRFAEVGEQIVSATRAYVEEVQGRTFPAPEHTFKPNGHARPARPTPEPPPVPVEEIPPHWQTH, from the coding sequence ATGTACGGTCCCAAAGGCCACGGCTCAGGTGGAGGACGCCCGAGCGGGCCGCCCAAGAAGGTCACCGCCCCCGACGTCCGCGCGCGCAAAGAAGGCCCGCCGCTCGCGATGGTGACCGCCTACGACTTCACGATGGCGCGCCTGCTCGACGAGGGCGGCGCCGACATCCTCCTCGTCGGCGACTCGCTCGGCATGGTCGTACAAGGCCACCCGACGACGCTGCCCGTGACGATCGAGGAGATCTGCTACCACAGCCGCACGGTCGCTCGCGGCGCGCGTCGCGCCCACGTGGTCGCCGACATGCCCTTCATGAGCTTCCAGCTCTCGGCCGTGCAAGCGCTCGAGAACGCAGGCCGCCTCATCAAAGAGGGCGCCTGCGAGAGCGTGAAGCTCGAGGGCGGCGAGGAGATCACCGAGCACGTGCGCCGCATCGTCGCCGCCGGCATCCCGGTGATGGGCCACATCGGCCTGACGCCGCAATCGGTGCACGCGATCGGCGGCTTCAAGGTGCAGGGCAAGAAGGAAGAGGACGCCGCGCGCCTCCTGCGTGACGCCGTGGCGCTCGAACGCGCCGGATGCTTCGCGATCGTGCTCGAGGCGATCCCGCCGGACCTGGCCGAGGACATCACCGCAGCCGTCTCGGTGCCGACGATCGGCATCGGCGCGGGCGCAGGTTGCGACGGGCAAGTGCTCGTCTGTTACGACCTGCTCGGGATGTACCCAGACCTGAAGCCGCGCTTCGCCAAGCGCTTCGCCGAGGTCGGCGAGCAGATCGTGTCCGCCACGCGCGCGTACGTCGAAGAGGTGCAAGGCCGCACCTTCCCGGCCCCCGAGCACACCTTCAAGCCCAACGGCCACGCCCGCCCCGCCCGCCCCACCCCCGAACCCCCGCCCGTCCCCGTCGAGGAAATCCCCCCGCACTGGCAAACCCACTAG